A genomic region of Rhodohalobacter sp. SW132 contains the following coding sequences:
- a CDS encoding four helix bundle protein, which translates to MKRIHSHRELDVYRMSFDASMRLFELSKAFPREEQYSLTDQVRRSSRSVSANISEAFRKRKYPKSFVSKLSDAEAEAAETQTWLDFAFKCKYIDPEPYKMLNREYDFIIGKLVNMARFPEKWVV; encoded by the coding sequence ATGAAAAGAATACATTCACACAGAGAGCTGGATGTATATAGGATGTCGTTTGACGCATCGATGCGACTATTTGAACTTTCGAAAGCTTTTCCACGAGAGGAGCAGTATTCGCTGACCGATCAGGTTCGTAGATCATCCCGTTCGGTATCCGCAAATATATCTGAGGCGTTTAGAAAACGGAAATATCCGAAATCATTTGTGTCTAAACTCTCCGATGCCGAGGCAGAGGCCGCAGAAACCCAAACCTGGCTGGATTTTGCGTTCAAATGTAAATATATCGATCCGGAACCTTATAAAATGTTGAACAGGGAATATGATTTTATCATCGGTAAGCTTGTTAATATGGCGAGGTTTCCGGAGAAGTGGGTTGTTTGA
- a CDS encoding capsule assembly Wzi family protein — MSKRSTSLTPSLSLTLSLLLSLIILPTQIHAQFSTPEFSFETTGIISSSGTTPFWLQSNRHGMFSGEGSQFLTRLQAHSTGNQLTDNLSLSYGADFIARPGVKSTASFNQGYLRLDGYGLFLQAGRFHNTSPIHDEELGMGSLGISNNASPIPQVRAGLKDWTSISFTRDFIQIKGYIAHGWLGSRRITEDVLLHEKVGHARFGGDFPLNFYGGLAHYVIWGGKNHPDHGDIPASLSDFKNAFFALKGGPDSPGQFRNYMYGDHIGAWDFGFFLEFDRVDIKAYRQFPIETKDNLKFISPQDALTGLHFDFNENWELPIKALTYEFLYTKYQDGPRRPNIGGDLTRDEFRGNENYYNHGLYRTGWVYNSRTIGNALFVPSSDPDIGVFNNRIVAHHLGISFALQYNVKLTTKGTFSRNYGKRWDNRIPDDKEKMDLFDPYINQWSFFTRIEVPITWRGYLVTILAESGFDNGALVGDQFGWLFGIRLGV, encoded by the coding sequence ATGTCCAAACGTTCAACATCACTCACTCCCTCCCTAAGTCTCACCCTCTCTCTCCTTCTCTCCCTCATCATCCTTCCTACCCAAATCCATGCCCAGTTCTCTACACCAGAATTCAGCTTCGAAACAACCGGCATCATCAGCTCCTCCGGCACCACCCCGTTTTGGCTGCAGAGCAATAGGCACGGGATGTTCTCAGGCGAAGGCAGCCAGTTCCTTACAAGACTACAGGCCCACAGCACCGGTAACCAACTAACCGATAACCTCTCCCTCAGCTATGGAGCCGATTTTATTGCACGGCCGGGAGTGAAATCCACCGCCTCTTTTAACCAGGGATATCTGAGGCTGGATGGATATGGGCTTTTCCTGCAGGCGGGGCGGTTTCATAACACCTCACCGATTCATGATGAAGAGTTAGGGATGGGTTCTTTGGGTATTAGCAACAACGCATCACCCATACCGCAGGTTCGGGCCGGATTGAAGGACTGGACCTCGATTTCATTTACAAGGGATTTTATTCAAATAAAAGGCTACATCGCTCATGGGTGGCTAGGAAGCAGGCGCATAACTGAAGATGTTCTGCTTCATGAAAAAGTGGGACATGCACGATTTGGGGGTGACTTCCCTTTAAATTTTTACGGCGGCTTGGCACATTATGTAATCTGGGGAGGAAAAAACCATCCCGATCATGGGGATATACCAGCTTCTCTGAGCGATTTTAAAAATGCCTTTTTTGCACTGAAAGGAGGTCCCGATTCACCGGGGCAGTTTCGTAATTACATGTATGGAGATCATATCGGCGCCTGGGATTTTGGCTTTTTTCTCGAATTTGACAGGGTTGATATAAAAGCTTATCGCCAGTTCCCAATTGAAACCAAAGATAATCTAAAGTTCATAAGCCCTCAGGATGCATTGACAGGTCTTCATTTTGATTTTAATGAAAACTGGGAACTACCGATTAAGGCGCTCACGTATGAATTTTTGTATACCAAATACCAAGACGGCCCCCGTCGCCCCAATATTGGTGGTGACTTGACCAGAGATGAATTCAGAGGAAATGAAAACTACTATAACCACGGACTGTACCGTACCGGTTGGGTCTATAATTCACGTACAATTGGAAATGCCCTGTTTGTACCCAGTAGTGATCCGGATATTGGAGTGTTCAACAACCGGATCGTTGCCCATCATCTTGGTATTTCATTTGCCCTGCAATATAATGTGAAATTAACGACTAAAGGCACATTCAGCCGCAACTACGGCAAAAGATGGGATAACCGAATTCCTGATGATAAAGAAAAAATGGACCTGTTTGATCCATATATAAACCAATGGAGCTTTTTTACAAGAATTGAGGTTCCCATTACATGGAGAGGTTATTTAGTAACGATCCTGGCCGAATCCGGATTTGATAACGGTGCACTTGTAGGAGATCAATTTGGATGGCTTTTTGGTATAAGATTAGGAGTTTAA
- a CDS encoding WecB/TagA/CpsF family glycosyltransferase: MYKVNILKSYVNKQNLGETLEIFTDTIETNDKIRVTVTPVNCLLWAKRNPKLEHIYNSADISTADGVPLIWASKLLGDPIRGRVTGLDLLPEFSKIAAENGYSFFLLGAAEGVADRLKDKLEVENPGLNVVGTYSPPYAKTFSEEENQKMINMINEVKPNVLWVSLTAPKQDYWIHEHFDKLDVNIAIGVGAAFDVVVGDIERSPEWMQKYGLEWFYRLIKEPKRLYKRYLIEAPRFIPLVLIQAFKERVLRRKSD; this comes from the coding sequence ATGTACAAAGTAAATATTTTGAAAAGCTACGTAAACAAGCAAAATCTTGGTGAGACACTTGAAATTTTTACTGATACTATAGAAACAAATGATAAAATCAGGGTCACAGTAACTCCTGTTAATTGTCTGCTCTGGGCTAAAAGAAACCCAAAACTTGAACATATTTATAATTCAGCAGATATCAGCACAGCTGACGGTGTTCCACTTATTTGGGCATCTAAACTTCTTGGAGATCCAATTCGTGGAAGAGTAACGGGATTAGACCTACTTCCAGAATTTTCAAAAATCGCAGCCGAAAATGGGTATTCTTTTTTTCTCTTAGGTGCTGCAGAGGGTGTAGCTGATCGGTTAAAAGATAAACTTGAGGTTGAAAACCCGGGGTTGAATGTTGTAGGTACCTACTCGCCTCCATACGCAAAAACATTTTCTGAAGAAGAAAACCAGAAAATGATTAATATGATCAACGAAGTTAAGCCCAATGTGCTTTGGGTTAGCCTAACTGCACCAAAACAGGATTATTGGATTCATGAACATTTCGATAAGCTGGATGTCAACATTGCAATTGGGGTAGGAGCAGCATTTGACGTGGTGGTTGGTGATATTGAACGTTCACCTGAGTGGATGCAAAAATATGGCTTAGAGTGGTTTTATCGACTAATAAAAGAACCGAAGAGGCTCTATAAACGGTATTTAATTGAAGCGCCACGATTTATTCCCCTTGTTCTTATTCAGGCATTTAAAGAGAGAGTACTGAGGAGAAAAAGTGATTAA
- a CDS encoding glycosyltransferase family 4 protein — translation MKKILIIGQIPPPIHGQSLSTERLLAGHYTKMQLHFVEANYSKRVEEVGKFRLSKIIQLFPVIFKSLELRFLKGVRNLYYMPACSGRLPFYRDVFILISLRPFFKATLFHFRSAGIDEVYNTLFWFEKVLFNLAYRRPVLAIQLSELNPEDGKFIKAKSVEVVPNGILDVHKSYTVKRNLSESPMQILYIGSIQESKGVLDLLHSGKILLEKRERFIIHLVGGFRSDEFKLKLTKFIQKNGLTEVVKIHGKLSGDSKWEMFSKCHLLVFPTYYENESFGNVIIEAMQFELPVIATDWRAASSIVQSKSTGFIVPIKSPDLIAKKIQILMCDKNLRLKMGSNGRKAFLKNYSIEAFWRNMENVLSKASV, via the coding sequence ATGAAGAAAATTTTGATTATCGGTCAAATACCACCACCCATCCATGGTCAATCACTTTCAACAGAAAGATTATTAGCAGGCCATTATACAAAAATGCAACTACATTTTGTGGAGGCTAACTATTCAAAGAGGGTTGAGGAGGTAGGAAAGTTCAGGTTATCAAAAATTATTCAATTATTCCCTGTTATTTTCAAGTCATTAGAATTAAGGTTCTTGAAAGGTGTGAGAAATTTATATTATATGCCTGCATGTTCGGGTAGACTCCCTTTCTATCGTGATGTGTTTATACTAATCTCTTTGAGGCCGTTTTTTAAAGCCACTCTTTTTCATTTTAGGTCCGCAGGCATTGATGAAGTTTATAATACTTTGTTTTGGTTTGAAAAAGTCCTATTCAATTTAGCATATCGACGCCCAGTACTTGCTATACAATTATCTGAATTAAATCCTGAAGATGGTAAATTTATAAAGGCTAAATCAGTAGAAGTGGTACCCAATGGAATCTTGGACGTGCATAAAAGCTACACGGTGAAACGAAACCTTTCCGAATCACCAATGCAAATTCTTTATATTGGATCCATACAGGAATCTAAAGGCGTATTAGATTTACTACATTCCGGTAAAATATTATTAGAAAAAAGAGAAAGGTTTATCATTCATTTAGTTGGAGGTTTCAGAAGTGATGAGTTTAAACTAAAACTAACAAAATTTATCCAAAAGAATGGCCTTACAGAAGTGGTTAAGATTCATGGTAAACTCAGCGGTGATTCAAAATGGGAAATGTTTTCTAAGTGTCATCTTCTTGTTTTTCCTACTTACTATGAAAATGAATCTTTTGGAAACGTAATTATTGAAGCCATGCAATTTGAATTGCCGGTTATCGCTACAGATTGGAGAGCCGCCAGTAGTATTGTTCAGTCAAAGTCAACAGGATTTATTGTCCCTATTAAGAGTCCTGATTTAATTGCAAAAAAAATTCAAATTTTGATGTGTGATAAAAATCTCAGATTGAAAATGGGTAGCAATGGTAGAAAAGCTTTTCTGAAAAACTATAGCATTGAGGCTTTTTGGAGAAATATGGAAAACGTATTGAGTAAAGCTTCAGTCTGA
- a CDS encoding glycosyltransferase family 2 protein encodes MVKISVVTPSFNQGDYISDSIESVISQDYSNLEHIIIDNESTDKTLEVLNYYKNNYDHIRYISEPDNGQSEALNKGFKISNGDWILWLNADDLLKDGAINKFLNYINSNPDSDVLYGHVNLVNKKLELIRTIYHIDFDYNLTLFRIHLPPSSGTFFRSAILKKNLLNDQFHYMMDTEWYMRCGKEYNIKLIDHILTDFRVTDDNKTGEQIKSGVLNDQQRLEIAYSYKNYLYPSFNLDNQNYRIKILKKAYIIKYYFLKSKYLKKYLSQKYFN; translated from the coding sequence ATGGTAAAAATATCTGTCGTTACACCTTCTTTTAATCAGGGGGATTATATTTCGGACTCAATTGAAAGTGTTATTAGTCAGGATTACTCCAATTTAGAACACATTATAATCGATAATGAAAGTACAGATAAGACTTTAGAGGTTTTAAATTATTACAAGAATAATTATGATCATATAAGATATATTTCTGAACCTGATAATGGACAAAGTGAAGCGCTAAATAAAGGGTTTAAAATTTCCAATGGTGACTGGATTCTTTGGTTAAATGCAGATGATCTTTTAAAAGATGGTGCTATTAATAAATTTTTAAATTATATCAATAGCAATCCTGATTCTGATGTACTGTATGGACATGTTAATCTTGTAAATAAAAAACTGGAATTAATAAGAACCATATATCATATAGACTTTGATTACAATTTAACTTTATTTAGAATTCACCTTCCTCCCTCATCCGGTACTTTTTTTCGTTCTGCTATACTTAAGAAAAACCTTCTTAATGATCAGTTTCATTATATGATGGATACTGAATGGTATATGAGATGTGGTAAAGAGTATAATATTAAGTTGATAGATCATATTCTAACTGATTTCAGAGTAACTGATGATAATAAAACTGGTGAGCAGATAAAAAGTGGAGTACTAAATGATCAACAAAGATTAGAAATTGCATACTCATATAAAAATTACTTATATCCATCGTTTAATTTAGATAATCAAAATTATAGAATCAAAATACTTAAGAAAGCATATATTATTAAGTATTATTTCTTAAAAAGTAAATACTTAAAAAAGTATTTATCACAAAAGTATTTTAATTAA
- a CDS encoding O-antigen ligase — protein sequence MVLKVKYITLVFLVLCILGPPQLKVEDRNTNTRELASQLAFESSFNLDFSNILRMVVWGISGLIVLVYFSKNKKYYYDILTSNPTKWYSIYGLFAIISSIYSPNTLYTLFFSFQILILILLVGLIQKWMDWTKPLLLIFYAFIIQLFLIIIFYFIDPNLVGREEWNYGYRLVGGIFGDYGAAAVISGIYFITVCLHGKEYLSDARLKIYWICYFITWIFLLLTFTRSSMIAAILVLFINIFIYKKFIHKALFIYISFGVVIVSGVLGYFDNLILYFSRGQSIDVIMTLSARAGVFEFLFNRWLESPIVGYGYAAGSRWLLAEFVRDGIPLGSAHNAILKVLADLGIIGFIILSMSYIITIKSLFKNRIFNNESKKLKLLYAQIVSLFIYVSISSVFGVGIAAGSSIYIVIIMTMVMVIKIKRLRI from the coding sequence ATGGTTCTAAAAGTAAAGTATATCACCCTTGTATTTTTAGTATTGTGCATTCTTGGCCCACCACAATTAAAAGTAGAGGACAGAAATACAAATACTAGAGAACTAGCAAGTCAATTGGCATTTGAAAGTTCATTTAATTTGGATTTTTCCAATATATTGAGGATGGTGGTGTGGGGAATTAGCGGTTTAATTGTACTTGTGTATTTTTCAAAAAACAAAAAATACTATTATGATATTTTAACATCAAATCCAACCAAATGGTATTCTATTTATGGTTTATTTGCTATAATCTCATCTATATATTCTCCGAACACTTTATATACACTATTTTTTAGTTTTCAAATATTAATTCTCATCCTTCTAGTAGGTTTAATTCAAAAATGGATGGATTGGACTAAACCACTCTTGTTAATATTCTATGCATTTATCATCCAGTTATTCTTGATAATTATATTTTATTTTATCGACCCTAATCTTGTAGGAAGAGAAGAATGGAATTATGGTTACAGACTAGTGGGAGGAATATTTGGTGATTATGGAGCAGCAGCAGTAATATCAGGTATTTATTTTATCACAGTTTGTTTACATGGAAAAGAATATTTATCTGATGCAAGATTGAAAATATATTGGATATGTTATTTTATAACTTGGATATTCTTATTATTGACCTTCACTAGATCATCAATGATAGCTGCTATACTAGTATTATTTATAAATATATTTATATATAAAAAGTTTATACACAAGGCATTATTTATCTATATTTCGTTTGGAGTAGTAATAGTCTCTGGAGTGCTGGGATATTTTGATAATCTGATTCTGTACTTTTCAAGAGGACAATCAATTGATGTAATAATGACATTAAGTGCGAGAGCTGGTGTTTTTGAATTTTTATTTAATAGATGGCTTGAATCACCAATAGTTGGATATGGATATGCAGCGGGTTCAAGATGGTTACTTGCAGAATTTGTGAGAGATGGAATTCCGTTAGGTTCAGCACATAATGCGATATTAAAAGTATTAGCAGACTTAGGTATAATTGGGTTTATTATACTCTCTATGTCATATATTATAACTATTAAAAGTTTATTTAAAAATCGAATATTTAATAATGAATCAAAGAAACTAAAGTTATTATATGCACAAATTGTTTCTTTATTTATATATGTAAGTATAAGTAGTGTGTTCGGCGTTGGAATTGCTGCTGGATCTAGTATTTATATAGTTATTATAATGACAATGGTAATGGTAATAAAGATTAAAAGATTAAGAATATAA